The Pseudodesulfovibrio sp. JC047 genome includes the window ATTTGCCCAGGCCCAGCCAGCAACTGCGGCTCCGGCGGTGTGCGCACAGGTGTTGAGCGTCAAAATGGCGGTAATGGGTTCATCCACATTGGAACGAAGCTTATGAAGCAATTTTGCCGACTTGCTCCCGTTTTCCTTGAGTTTTTCTATATCAGCCCAGCTCATGGAATACAGCGCGGCTTCGGCGACTGAACAAAACATGGAAACAAAAACGGCAACGCCGACAGACAATACGAGTTCAAGCATTTTTTTTGATCTCTTCCTAAAAACAGTCCAGATATCACGGTGTTTGAAGTTAATAATATAGCAGATGCATTCCAGCGGCGCAACACGCAACACACTTGACTTCCGGGCCGATTGAGGCGAACTGAACGGACATGAATCTGTCTGCCGATACCACAGTAAAACTGATTTTCCGTCTCGGGCACCTGGGTGACGTTGCGCTGACCACCGGCGTCCTGACGCACTGGCACGAAACGCGGGGTGACTCCTTCATCTTCCTGACCCGTGCGGGGAACGGCTCGCTTCTGAAGCACCACCCAGCCATCACCGAAGTTGTGGAATTTTCCAATTCCCAGCTCACCACCCGTGCATGGTTGACCATTGCGGGCGAACTGGCAACGTATTTCAAAGGCCTTCCGCTCATCGACCTGCACGGTACCCTGCGTTCCCGCATCCTTTCCGCACGGTGGAAAGGGGCAGTTCACCGCTTCCCAAAATTCGGCATGGCTCGACGATTGTACGCAAGAACTCATGCAGAACGGTTCCGGGCACAACTCGAAGCAACCACGATCCCCCAACGGTACAGCATGGCACTCGATGAGACACCACCGGCCGCGCATGATCTTGTACCACAAATATACCTGACAGACGAAGAAAAAAACGATGCAACTCACCAGCTCGCGTCGCGAAAAATCTCCGGCCCGGTGGTCGCCCTGCATCCATATGCCACCCATCCAGCCAAACAATGGCCCGAAACGCATTGGCTCAAACTCATTGAATCGCTGGAGGCAGCGCATATTCAATGGTTTGTGGTCGGTCGTAATCAAACCGCATTGATGGGAACACACGCTCGGGATTTCACCAATCAAACAGACCTGCGCGAGACCTGCGCCCTGTTGTCCAAGGCGGCCATTCTCGTGACAGGCGACTCTGGTCCCATGCATCTGGCCTGCGGCGTAGGCACTCCAGTCCTCGCGCTCTTCGGTCCCACGGCTCGGGCCTGGGGATTTTATCCGGCAGGACGCAATGACCGGGTCATCGAACAACCGCTCGACTGCCGTCCGTGTTCACTCCACGGCGCAAAGCCATGTCCATCAGGGTTTGAATGCATGACCGGAATCACACCCCAGAGTGTACTTCAAAACATTCACGCCATGCTCGACGAGTTTCGAACAGCATAACGCGTCCAGATATTCAGACACAGCAAGACAGTCGGTCAGGGTCGGACTTTTTGCTTGAAATTTTTCGACAGACGCGCACCCCAAAACCGTTCAACTTCATCCGCATGATCTTCAAGTACCGTGTCCACACCCGACGGCACCAACAAAGTCAGGTTGCGCCGATCTCGCCACCGACGACGAATCTGACCACCCTTGATATCCAGCCGAGGGGTGTCGATGAGTCGCACCCTATTTTCTCCCGGAAACACCCACGATCCCGGAGCTTCCTGCACGGCATCAGGCCAATGTGTCACGATGAATCCCTTGACGGCATCAGCGGCTTCCCACCGGGTCACGACCACCATGGATGTCATGTGCGGGATGTCCAACCCCCGATGCCACAACGGCAATTCCAAAAATGTCGATGCGCCGAGAATAAAGAAAAATTCGGTTTCCGGGTGTTCTCGTCGGTAACATTCCAAAGTATCGCTGGTAAACGACGGTCCCGGGCGTTGCCCTTCAAGCGGATTGGCCGTCAGCCCCGGGATATCCCGAATGGCCTGATTGACCATTTCAAGGCGTAAGGAAAACGGCAGGATATCGGCCCCATCCTTGTGTGGTGGTTCCTTGGCAGGGACCAATTCCACACGATCCAATCCAAGCTGTTCACGCACTTCGACAGCCATGCGAACATGGCCGGTATGCACCGGATTGAAGCTGCCGCCCAAGATACCTATTTTCACTGACAATCTCCTTGATTGACGCAAAGATAAACAGGTTCTGTCCAAGTTGCAAGGCAGACTCCCGTCCGCCCGCCTCCACAGTGCGCCCCCTGCTCCCATAAACTCGCAAAAAGACCGCTCAAAAAAGAGCGGTCTCATAAAATCATGAAACGCTCACCATCTATTCGCGAATCTGGCCTTCACCCATGAGAATGAATTTCGCGCTGGTCAACTCCTTGATCCCCATGGGACCGTAGGCATGAAGTTTGGATGTGGAAATCCCGATCTCCGCACCCAGACCAAGCTGACCACCATCATTGAAACGGGTAGACGCATTGGCGACCACAAGTGAAGCGTCCACTTCACGAATGAATCGCAGACACTGTTCATAATTCTCAGACAAGATGGATTCGGTATGATTCGATCCGTATTGAGCGATGTAATCCATGGCCTCATCCATATCTTCGACCACTTTCACGGCAAGGATCAAATCCAGAAATTCGAATCCCCAGTCCGTATCAGTCGCGGGTTCTGCAAAGGTTCCCAAAAGTGGCAAAGCACGTTCGCACGCCTTGAACTTCACACCCTTGGGACCGATGGTTTGAGCCACCTTCGGCAGAAGGACATCAGCGACATCCTTGTGAACCAGCAGACATTCCAATGCGTTGCACCCACTCGGATACTGCATTTTGGCATTTTCAATAATGGGAACAGCCTTGGAGATATCACAGGAGGCATCCGCAAAGAGATGACACACCCCTTTGTAATGCTTGAGAACCGGCATGGTGGCCTGACTGGTCACGGCACGAATCAGTCCTTCGCCACCGCGCGGAATTACCACATCGATATACTCATCGAGTTTGAGCATTTCGGCGACAGCCTCACGGTCTGTGGTGGGCGGCACCTGCACGGCATCCCGAGGCAATCCGGCCTTTTCCAAGGCGGTGTGCATGAGGTCTGCCAGAAATTTGTTGGAATGAAACGCCTCGGACCCACCGCGCAAGATAACGGCATTCCCCGCCTTGAGACACAAAATTCCTGCGTCCACAGTGGCATTGGGACGGGATTCATAAATCATGGCCACGACACCGAGAGGGACACGCATCCGCCCGACCAACATTCCATTGGGGCGTTTGGTCATGGATTCAATTTCACCGACTGGATCGGCCATGGCAGCCACTTCACGGCATCCCTGAATCATGGAATTGAGCACTTTTTCACTGATGGTCAGCCGTTGCACACGCGCCTTGTCCAACCCGCGACGAGCGGCTTCATCCAAATCTTTCTTGTTGGCAATCGCAATGGCTTCGGCCTCGGACTGCAACAAATCGGCCAAAATCAACAGCGCATCCTGCTTGGCCTTGCCAGAGGCCTTGGCCAATCCACGGGCAGCCTGTTTGGCCCGTTTGCCCATGTCCACCATGTGTTCACGAATGTCCATATATACTCCTTAAAAATTGCTTTTCAAAATTCAACGGAGGGGAATCCACACCCACCGAGTCTTTTTGCTACCCCTCACCATGGGATAAAGTCAAACTGAACAAGTGCCAATACCCGGTATTTCCGGCCCAATCGCACATGGTGTCTCCCTTCTCTGTCACGCTGTCACACACACCGCCCCCCCTGACAATACGACCCACCGTACCCACTGGTTCCAAAATAGGCTTTGACCTTTTTTACAATTTTGCTTATCAAGCCCTTTGCGTTGGCGGGCCTTGCTTCCCGGCCATCGAGTAAGCAAATTCCCTTCATGGAGGAACAAAAACAATGGCTGACCCCAAGACCACATCACAAGACGTGCTGAACGACATTGAGTCCCACACACCGGAAGCAATGCATCCGATCCTCGAAGCTGCCTTCAAACACCAAAAGCAGCTCATTCTCGCAGTCTGCGTCATCATTGCCCTGGCCGCACTCTATGCAGGATACAATGCCTACGCCGCCAAATCAGAGGCATCGGCCCAGGCCGAACTCGGCGCCATTCTGGTCAAGACACAGGGCAAAGATCGTATTCCGCAACTGGAAGCCCTGCTCGACACCGTGCCCGCTTCGGTCAAACCCGCAGTGGCCATGGAAATCGCCCAGGCCAGCATGACCCATGGTGAATATGCCAAGGCCGTTACCTACTGGGACATGCTCATCAACGAGACCGAAAGCGACATGCAGTTCGCGGCCCGTATCGGCAAGGTCAAGGCTCTCATGCTGACCGGCAAGAATGCTGATGCACTGACCGACATGAAGGCACTGGCCGACACCGCCTCGGAAGCCTATGCCGTTCCCGTCTATCGTCAGCTCGCTCTGACCGCTGAATCCGCTGGTGACACCACCGAAGCCTTGGCCGCCTACAAGAAACTTGCAGAAAAGAACGTCGCGGACAAACAGTTCATCGACTACAAGATATCACAGCTTGAATCCGAGTAACCGCGTCTTTTGACGCATGACATGGAGAGATACTATGGCGAATCCGCTCTTGGGTGACACCCCTGGTGAAACCCACCTGCTGCTTGGTAACGAAGCCATCGTCCGGGGTGCCGTTGAAGCCGGCATCCAGGTGGTTTCCTGCTACCCGGGTACTCCGTCTTCAGAAGTGCCCGACACCTTTTATCGTATTTCCCCGGAAGGCGAATTCTACTTCGAATACTCCGTCAACGAAAAAGTGGCTCTCGAAGTGGCTGGCGGCGCAACGCTGGCCGGAGCCATGACATTGTGTACCATGAAACACGTCGGTGTGAACGTCGCTGCCGACCCGCTCATGACACTGTGTTATACCGGCGCACCCGGCGGCATGGTTCTGTTGTCTGCCGACGACCCCGGCTGCCACTCCAGCCAGAACGAACAGGACAACCGTATCTATGCCCGAATCGCGGGAATGCCGATCCTTGAACCAGCCACGGCTCAGGAAGCCAAGGACATGACCAAAGACGGCCTGCTCCTGTCCAAAAAGCACGGCGCACCGCTTATGCTTCGGACCACGACCCGGGTGAATCACCTGCGTGGACCGGTCGAATTCGACTCGGCTCCCAAACCGGGCAAGGCCGAAGGCTTCAAGCGCAATCCTTCAAAATTTGTTCCCATTCCGGCATTCTCCCGCCCCATGCATCTGGCCCTGCTCGATCGCATCGAGGCCCTGCGTGCCGAAGCGGAAACATCCAAATACAACTCCGTGTCCGGTTCCGGTGAACTGGGCATTATCTGTTCGGGCATCTCCCGCGCCTACGTGGCGGACGCCTTGGACAATGCCGGGTTGACCGATTCCGTGCGCATCCTGCATCTCGGATTTCCCCACCCGTTGCCCGAAAAGCTCTGTCTGGACTTTCTCAAATCCGTCGACACAGTCCTGGTGGTCGAAGAACTGGAACCGGTTGTCGAAGACGAAATCCGCGTTCTGGCCCAGAAAAACGAACTGTCCATCACCATTCACGGCAAGGATCTCTTTCCCCGATTCGGCGAATTTTCCGTCACGCTGGTGGAAAACATCATCCGCCGGGTACTGGGCAAGGACCCCATTGAAAGCTGTGACTGTGACCTGCCAGAACTGCCGGGTCGGCCACCGAACCTCTGCGCCGGCTGTCCGCATCGCGGCACATATTTCGCGGCAAAAAAAGTCTTTGGGGACGACGCGGTCTATTCTTCGGACATTGGCTGTTACACCCTCGGGATTCTGCCCCCGCTTCAGGCGGCTGACTTCCTCGTGTGCATGGGCTCATCCATTTCCGCTGGCGGCGGCGTTGCCCAGGCTTCCGGCCAGACCGTGGTCGCCTTCATCGGCGATTCCACCTTCTTCCATTCCGGCTTGAGCGGCGTGGCCAATGCGGTTTTCAACCAGCACGACATTCTGCTGGTCGTCCTCGACAACCGGACAACCGCCATGACCGGACACCAACCCAATCCCGGCGTTGACCGCACGATCCTCGGAGAAAACGACCACCCGCTGGACATCGAATCCGCTGTCCGTGGTCTGGGCGTCACCGAAGTGCGTACAGTCAATCCGTTCAATCAGAAAAAGACTGTTGCGGCCTTCGAGGAACTCAAGCAACTGTCCGGTGTTCGTGTCCTGATCGCCAAGGAACCCTGCCCACTCTTCACGCGTCGGGTCCACAAGAAAGTCGCTCCGCAGGTCGCCTATGTCGCTGAATCCTGTGTCGGACGATTCGACTGTCTGGACAAACTTGCCTGTCCCGCCATGTACAAGGACGGCGACAAGGCCGCAGTGAACCCGATCCTCTGCAACGGCTGTATGCTCTGCTTGCAGGTCTGTGGACACATCAAAGCTAAGAAGAGAGGCAGTTAACATGAACTCCACCCCTCAAATTCGTATATTCATGACTGGCGTTGGCGGACAGGGCACCCTGACCGCCACCACCCTGCTTGCCCAAACCGTGCTCAGCCAGGGACTGCCGGTCACGTCCGGCGAAATTCACGGTATGGCCCAGCGCGGCGGCGTGGTCGAATCCACCGTGCTCATCGGGTGCAAATCCCCGAAAATCGGCCATGGTGAAGCAGACATTCTGCTCGGATTCGAACCCATGGAAACCATGCGCGCCCTGCCGTATCTCAAAAAAGGCGGCCTGGTCGTTTCCTCCACCGAATTCATGCCACCGCTGGCCGTTGCCATGGGCAGACAGGAATGTCCGACCATTGACGACATCAAACACGCTGTCGCCGCCTGCACCGACCATGCATATTACATGGCGAATCAGACCATTGGCCTTGAAGCCGGTGCCGTGCAGTCCGGCAACATTGCCATGCTCGGCGCGTTGTGCGCCGCTGGTAAACTGCCTTTCGGCCCCAAAGCCCTGGAAGCCGCCATCAAGGCGAACCTTCCGGCAAAAATACAGGCCGTCAACCTCAAAGCACTGGAGCTTGGCGTTCAAACCCTTGACGCCTAGAAATGAGAACAATGACACCCACCAATCGAGACACCTCCGACCTCAGCCATTTGACCACGCTCAAACTGGTCCAAAAATCGCTGAAGCGGGATATCCCGCTTGAGGAATCTTTAAACGCACTGCTGAAAATTCTGGCCCGGGATATGGAATACGTGCGCGCGTTCATGGTCATCATGGACCCCAAGACCGAGAACCTCAAACTCTCGCTCACGTACAGCCCGACCCAGGTCGAAGACGTGACGTATTCTCCTGGCCGGGGCATCATTGGACGGGTGTTTGATTCCGGGGAATCCATCACAATTCCACGTCTTTCGGATGACCCGGAATTTCTGAACAAAGCCTTTGGACGCAGTGAAAAAGAACTCAAGAAGCTCGGTTTCATCTGCGTGCCGGTGCTCAATCAACATTCCGATCGAACCGAAGTCATCGGCGCGTTGTCTGTCGATGTCCCGCTCATTCCGGCCGACGATCTGGCGGCTCATTGCCAGTTCCTCGAAGTGGTCGCAGGCATCATCGCCGGCCACGTTGCCCAGCTTCAAGAAGAAATGGCGACCCAAAACCACATGCTCACCCAAGGCATGATGAGCGGTGGCCCGGATGCCACGCCTCCCAAGGATTTTGTCGCGGCATCCAAGGCCATGCGCATGGTGCTTCGCCAATCCCGCCAAGTCGCCCCGAGTCGAGCCACTGCGCTCCTTCGCGGTGAATCCGGGACCGGCAAGGAACTCCTGGCCGATGCCATTCACAAGGCCAGCCCGCGTGCCGACAAGCCATTGATTAAACTCAACTGCGCCGCCTTGCCTGTCGAACTCATCGAATCCGAATTGTTCGGCCACCAGAAAGGCGCATTCACCGGCGCATTCCAAACCAAACGCGGTCTCTTCGAAATCGCGGATCAGGGCACTCTCTTTCTTGACGAAATCGGCGAGCTGTCTCTCGATGCCCAGGCCAAGGTCCTGCGCGCCATTCAAGAAAAAGAAATCCAGCGTGTCGGCTCCGAACAGACCATCACCGTGGACGTGCGGCTCATCTGTGCCACCCATCAGCCACTCGAAGAACTGCTCAAAAAAGGTCTTTTCCGCGAAGATCTGTTCTACCGAATCAACGTTTTCCCGATTTTCATTCCTCCTCTCACGGAACGACGCGAAGATATTCTGCCATTGGCCGAACATTTTCTGGCCGATTTCACCGAAGAGTATTCCAAGGAAGTCAAACGGATATCCACCCCGGCTATCGAGTTGCTGG containing:
- the iorA gene encoding indolepyruvate ferredoxin oxidoreductase subunit alpha, translating into MANPLLGDTPGETHLLLGNEAIVRGAVEAGIQVVSCYPGTPSSEVPDTFYRISPEGEFYFEYSVNEKVALEVAGGATLAGAMTLCTMKHVGVNVAADPLMTLCYTGAPGGMVLLSADDPGCHSSQNEQDNRIYARIAGMPILEPATAQEAKDMTKDGLLLSKKHGAPLMLRTTTRVNHLRGPVEFDSAPKPGKAEGFKRNPSKFVPIPAFSRPMHLALLDRIEALRAEAETSKYNSVSGSGELGIICSGISRAYVADALDNAGLTDSVRILHLGFPHPLPEKLCLDFLKSVDTVLVVEELEPVVEDEIRVLAQKNELSITIHGKDLFPRFGEFSVTLVENIIRRVLGKDPIESCDCDLPELPGRPPNLCAGCPHRGTYFAAKKVFGDDAVYSSDIGCYTLGILPPLQAADFLVCMGSSISAGGGVAQASGQTVVAFIGDSTFFHSGLSGVANAVFNQHDILLVVLDNRTTAMTGHQPNPGVDRTILGENDHPLDIESAVRGLGVTEVRTVNPFNQKKTVAAFEELKQLSGVRVLIAKEPCPLFTRRVHKKVAPQVAYVAESCVGRFDCLDKLACPAMYKDGDKAAVNPILCNGCMLCLQVCGHIKAKKRGS
- a CDS encoding transcriptional regulator codes for the protein MADPKTTSQDVLNDIESHTPEAMHPILEAAFKHQKQLILAVCVIIALAALYAGYNAYAAKSEASAQAELGAILVKTQGKDRIPQLEALLDTVPASVKPAVAMEIAQASMTHGEYAKAVTYWDMLINETESDMQFAARIGKVKALMLTGKNADALTDMKALADTASEAYAVPVYRQLALTAESAGDTTEALAAYKKLAEKNVADKQFIDYKISQLESE
- a CDS encoding glutamate-5-semialdehyde dehydrogenase, which codes for MDIREHMVDMGKRAKQAARGLAKASGKAKQDALLILADLLQSEAEAIAIANKKDLDEAARRGLDKARVQRLTISEKVLNSMIQGCREVAAMADPVGEIESMTKRPNGMLVGRMRVPLGVVAMIYESRPNATVDAGILCLKAGNAVILRGGSEAFHSNKFLADLMHTALEKAGLPRDAVQVPPTTDREAVAEMLKLDEYIDVVIPRGGEGLIRAVTSQATMPVLKHYKGVCHLFADASCDISKAVPIIENAKMQYPSGCNALECLLVHKDVADVLLPKVAQTIGPKGVKFKACERALPLLGTFAEPATDTDWGFEFLDLILAVKVVEDMDEAMDYIAQYGSNHTESILSENYEQCLRFIREVDASLVVANASTRFNDGGQLGLGAEIGISTSKLHAYGPMGIKELTSAKFILMGEGQIRE
- a CDS encoding indolepyruvate oxidoreductase subunit beta, which gives rise to MNSTPQIRIFMTGVGGQGTLTATTLLAQTVLSQGLPVTSGEIHGMAQRGGVVESTVLIGCKSPKIGHGEADILLGFEPMETMRALPYLKKGGLVVSSTEFMPPLAVAMGRQECPTIDDIKHAVAACTDHAYYMANQTIGLEAGAVQSGNIAMLGALCAAGKLPFGPKALEAAIKANLPAKIQAVNLKALELGVQTLDA
- a CDS encoding sigma 54-interacting transcriptional regulator, which codes for MTPTNRDTSDLSHLTTLKLVQKSLKRDIPLEESLNALLKILARDMEYVRAFMVIMDPKTENLKLSLTYSPTQVEDVTYSPGRGIIGRVFDSGESITIPRLSDDPEFLNKAFGRSEKELKKLGFICVPVLNQHSDRTEVIGALSVDVPLIPADDLAAHCQFLEVVAGIIAGHVAQLQEEMATQNHMLTQGMMSGGPDATPPKDFVAASKAMRMVLRQSRQVAPSRATALLRGESGTGKELLADAIHKASPRADKPLIKLNCAALPVELIESELFGHQKGAFTGAFQTKRGLFEIADQGTLFLDEIGELSLDAQAKVLRAIQEKEIQRVGSEQTITVDVRLICATHQPLEELLKKGLFREDLFYRINVFPIFIPPLTERREDILPLAEHFLADFTEEYSKEVKRISTPAIELLVMYHWPGNVRELKNCIERAVLLCEEQVIRTYHLPPTLQSAESSATGTNLSFGEAVAKFEQELLIDSLKQTGGNMLQSARDLRVSYRIVNYKVKKYNIDVKKYSQSKTKSKRRHEM
- the nadD gene encoding nicotinate (nicotinamide) nucleotide adenylyltransferase yields the protein MKIGILGGSFNPVHTGHVRMAVEVREQLGLDRVELVPAKEPPHKDGADILPFSLRLEMVNQAIRDIPGLTANPLEGQRPGPSFTSDTLECYRREHPETEFFFILGASTFLELPLWHRGLDIPHMTSMVVVTRWEAADAVKGFIVTHWPDAVQEAPGSWVFPGENRVRLIDTPRLDIKGGQIRRRWRDRRNLTLLVPSGVDTVLEDHADEVERFWGARLSKNFKQKVRP
- a CDS encoding glycosyltransferase family 9 protein, with protein sequence MNLSADTTVKLIFRLGHLGDVALTTGVLTHWHETRGDSFIFLTRAGNGSLLKHHPAITEVVEFSNSQLTTRAWLTIAGELATYFKGLPLIDLHGTLRSRILSARWKGAVHRFPKFGMARRLYARTHAERFRAQLEATTIPQRYSMALDETPPAAHDLVPQIYLTDEEKNDATHQLASRKISGPVVALHPYATHPAKQWPETHWLKLIESLEAAHIQWFVVGRNQTALMGTHARDFTNQTDLRETCALLSKAAILVTGDSGPMHLACGVGTPVLALFGPTARAWGFYPAGRNDRVIEQPLDCRPCSLHGAKPCPSGFECMTGITPQSVLQNIHAMLDEFRTA